The bacterium genome includes a region encoding these proteins:
- the rpsP gene encoding 30S ribosomal protein S16, producing the protein MAVRIRLRRMGKKKMPHYRVVVADIKSPRDGRFIESIGTYDPHKEPVEINIEEEKALYWLSKGATPSDTVRSLLSKIGVMKKFDEGDVSPSVSE; encoded by the coding sequence TTGGCAGTACGTATCAGGCTTAGAAGGATGGGAAAGAAGAAGATGCCCCACTACAGGGTCGTCGTAGCGGACATCAAATCGCCTCGAGACGGCAGGTTCATTGAGAGTATCGGGACCTACGATCCCCACAAGGAACCGGTTGAGATAAACATCGAGGAGGAGAAGGCACTGTACTGGCTTTCCAAGGGTGCAACCCCCTCCGACACGGTCCGCAGTCTCCTTTCGAAGATCGGCGTCATGAAGAAGTTCGACGAAGGCGACGTTTCCCCCAGCGTTTCCGAGTAG